Below is a window of Myroides profundi DNA.
GAAGCGATAGCAGATTCCTTCACCTCTGTGTCATTATAAGTATAGTTGGCCATAATTTGAAACTCTTTTGTAAGCTGCCCTCTCATATCTAACTCTACCCCTTGAGAGATTACTCTACCTGACTGTCTATACATAGGTAATCCTGCTTCTGTCAACTGTCCTGTACCGATAAGCATATCTCTTCTTTCGATTCTAAATAAAGAGAAATCCATTTGCAGCTGATTATCAAAGAAACCTGTTTTTAGCCCAGTCTCTACCTGGAAACTCTTCTCTGACTTAAAGGCACTATCCGCTCCGTAATCCTTATAATTAGCTACAAAGTTAGCAGCCACTGGCACATACCCCTGAGAATAACTAGCGAAATAATTAATCTTATCATTGATTAAATAAGTTAACCCAACTCTAGGTAGCCAAGCATTCTGAGTCGCTGTAAAAGGAACCTTAGTATCTGTGCTCTCTGACTTATAACTCTCATGTCTCAATCCCAATACCATTTTTAATCTTTCTCCTACAGAGATCTGATCTTGGATATAAACTCCTGTGCTCTTGTAAGGGCTCATAAAAGGATATTGTGTGTTTGATCTCCATACATAACTAGTAATATCAGCACCTTGATATACAGGATTATTCATGTCAAAAGTCAAAGCGACTACCTCTCCATTTTCTTTCTTACTACGCGCCTCGCGTTGGTAGCTATTTTTATCTCCTTTATACTGAGCATAATCTACTCCTACTACGATATGGTGGTCGATATTTTTGCCATATTTATCCCATTTTAAATAAGATACGAAGTTATCCGTATACTCCTTACCATGACGATCAAAGAAGCGTAGATTCACCACTGTGTTCTCTGGCGGGTTAGCATAGGTGTTTAGTGTTCTGTGCTCATTTAAGTCTTCTTCATAGATAGACTTCATATAATTCACATGCAGATTTACATTATCTGTAATACGCTGTGTTAAGCGTCCGCTAAGTGTAGTAGTCTTGGTCTTAAAGTAATCTGAAGGTTGGCTCAAGGTAAAGGTACGTGGCAAAGCATATAAATCTCCTCCCTTAGTACTCATACCTCTATCTAAATAACCATTGAATTGATCAAATACTAGATCTACATCAAAGGTCGTTCCCTCCACTGGTTTAAACGTGAATGAAGGCGCTACTGCAAAGTTCTTGCGGTTATTAATATCTCTAAAGGTTTTAGAACTTTCGTACCCTGCATTTAAGCGATATAATATCTTCTTATCTTTATCAATAGGTCCTCCTACATCAATAGTAGTTCTTAAAGTCTCAAAGCTCCCAGCTGAGAAATTAATTAACCCTTTGTGATTTTCTAATGGTTTTTTAGTAACCATATTAATTGTTCCTCCAGGGGCAATATCTCCAAATAAAGAAGCTCCAGGTCCTTTAAGAACTTCGATACTCTCAAAGTTAATCGTCATCGGCGAACGATAGTAACTCTCTCCAAAACCGTAGGCAGAACGCATTCCATTTATGAGACGAATACCATTGTCATACCCACTTTTAAATCCACGGATAACAAACTCATCATAGACTGACGCCTGTGTTACACCTGCCAAATCAGGAATTACATCTGCTACCTGGAACACTTGTTTGTCCTCCATTAACTCACTAGACACAATAGAAATAGACTGAGGTAAATCCTTTATTCTCCCATTGTACTTTCCTCCTAATACTGTAGAGTTGGTTAAATAAGAATTATTTCTTCTTGCCGTTACTAGAATCTCTTGTAATTGACTCACATCTTCTTCAAGCTTAACAACAAAACCTTCTTTATAGCTCGCTTCTGTAAGTTCTACTGACTTTTGCTTATATCCTAAAGCATTAATCTGTAGTAAAAGAGGAAACTGTACTTGATCTATTGTTGTAAACTCCCCTCGCTCATCACTCTCTTCTACATGATCAGTACCGATCGTAACAGTAGCATAAGCTATGGGATTATTCTTCTCTCCTAATATTCTACCCGATACCTTCTGAGAAGTTTGGGCATTAGAGAGATAAGGAAGTAATAGAGACAATGCTATTATTCCTGATTTATGTAAATATATTTTCATTAGTAAATGTGTTTCTTAATTTATATCCTATATAGGTATTCTCAAGTTTATTATTACTTGGGAATGAATCCGTAGTAAGTCCGTTATGAGTCCGTAGTGAGTCCGTTATTTTGGATAAAATAACGGACTCACCATAAACTTATATTATAATTACTCTATTCTTATTCGGAACAGAGGTATTGTAAAATGGTAGTAAAAACTTACAATCCTGGCTATTTATCCCTAACCGTTCTATCCATATGTAGTGTCTCAAACTCACCATACATCGTCGTTTTAATGAGTTGAAAACCTTGTTTTTGCCAATATTCAAAAGCTCCTGTTAAGAAAGGATGCGTATGTAAATACAACATATCTATCCCTTTCTCCTTGGCTACTTCTAATAAAGCATTAAACAACATGGTTGCTAATCCCGTTCTTCGATAAGCAGGTTCTACAAAAAGACGAGCGACCTCTACGGTACGATTATCTCTATAATCTAAATAGTCAAAACGATAATCATAAGGCATCATTCCTATCACGCCCATGATATTATCATCATGATCTCTTGCCTGTAGAAAACATCCATGAGGGTGTAAAAGATAAGTCTGTTCAAAGTGTAAAAGGTCTCGGGGGACTATAGTACTATCTAACATGGGAAAAAGACCTTTTCTAAATGCTTTGACATATTCTTTTATATCTTGAGCTTGGTGTAACTCTACTTTACTGATCTGAATATTCATAATACCAACTATATTAAAGGCATAAACATAGGTTTGCCTTGATTATCTATACGGTGTAATGGCAACTGATAAGTCTCTTCTAACAATCGGTGTAACTCTTCCCCTTGTACCTCTTGAATATCTATCAACTGTTTGTTTTGCATTAAGTAGAATCGCTCTCCATACATAAACGCAAGGTTGGGGTCATGCATTACACAGAGTACAGTAGTACCTTCTTCCGCCAACTGTTTAATACACTTTAGTACAGCTACCTGATAGTGTAAATCTAAATGGTTCGTTGGTTCATCGAGCATCAACACCTCTGGTTTCTGCACTAATACTCTACACAATAAGACTAACTGACGCTCTCCACCCGAAAGTGAGGTATAAGGCTTATCTATCAAATGAGATAACTGAAAGCGAGATAATATATCGACTACCTCTTGAAAATCTTGTTCTGCAGGAGCAAACTTTGCAAAAGAAGCCCTTCCTGTTAGAATAACCTCTTTCACCGTAAAAGGAAAAGTAGTCTGATGAAACTGATTTAAGAATCCTATACGCATATATTGCTCCTTTCCTAACTTAATCGCTCTGCGTTCTTGTCCATCAAAGCACACCTGTCCGTGATACTTCTTTTCTAAACCTGCTAGAATATTAAACATCGTAGACTTACCACTTCCATTTCGTCCTAGTATAATAGAGAGTTTTCCTCGCTCAAAAGACGCATTCACCCTGTCTAAGACTACTTCTTTAGCGTAAGAGAACACTAAGTCTTGTATTTCTATCAACTGTCTCATGCGCTCCAATTGGTTAAACTCTTTTTCATCAAATAAATAAATATAGGTGCTCCTATAATCATGGTAAACACGCCTACAGGAATCTCAAAAGGCATTACAGCACGAGAGAAATCATCTATCAACAATAGAAAAGACCCTCCTATACTGATATTGGCCCAAACACCAATATTGTTAT
It encodes the following:
- a CDS encoding ABC transporter ATP-binding protein, producing MRQLIEIQDLVFSYAKEVVLDRVNASFERGKLSIILGRNGSGKSTMFNILAGLEKKYHGQVCFDGQERRAIKLGKEQYMRIGFLNQFHQTTFPFTVKEVILTGRASFAKFAPAEQDFQEVVDILSRFQLSHLIDKPYTSLSGGERQLVLLCRVLVQKPEVLMLDEPTNHLDLHYQVAVLKCIKQLAEEGTTVLCVMHDPNLAFMYGERFYLMQNKQLIDIQEVQGEELHRLLEETYQLPLHRIDNQGKPMFMPLI
- a CDS encoding GNAT family N-acetyltransferase, whose amino-acid sequence is MNIQISKVELHQAQDIKEYVKAFRKGLFPMLDSTIVPRDLLHFEQTYLLHPHGCFLQARDHDDNIMGVIGMMPYDYRFDYLDYRDNRTVEVARLFVEPAYRRTGLATMLFNALLEVAKEKGIDMLYLHTHPFLTGAFEYWQKQGFQLIKTTMYGEFETLHMDRTVRDK
- a CDS encoding TonB-dependent receptor, producing MKIYLHKSGIIALSLLLPYLSNAQTSQKVSGRILGEKNNPIAYATVTIGTDHVEESDERGEFTTIDQVQFPLLLQINALGYKQKSVELTEASYKEGFVVKLEEDVSQLQEILVTARRNNSYLTNSTVLGGKYNGRIKDLPQSISIVSSELMEDKQVFQVADVIPDLAGVTQASVYDEFVIRGFKSGYDNGIRLINGMRSAYGFGESYYRSPMTINFESIEVLKGPGASLFGDIAPGGTINMVTKKPLENHKGLINFSAGSFETLRTTIDVGGPIDKDKKILYRLNAGYESSKTFRDINNRKNFAVAPSFTFKPVEGTTFDVDLVFDQFNGYLDRGMSTKGGDLYALPRTFTLSQPSDYFKTKTTTLSGRLTQRITDNVNLHVNYMKSIYEEDLNEHRTLNTYANPPENTVVNLRFFDRHGKEYTDNFVSYLKWDKYGKNIDHHIVVGVDYAQYKGDKNSYQREARSKKENGEVVALTFDMNNPVYQGADITSYVWRSNTQYPFMSPYKSTGVYIQDQISVGERLKMVLGLRHESYKSESTDTKVPFTATQNAWLPRVGLTYLINDKINYFASYSQGYVPVAANFVANYKDYGADSAFKSEKSFQVETGLKTGFFDNQLQMDFSLFRIERRDMLIGTGQLTEAGLPMYRQSGRVISQGVELDMRGQLTKEFQIMANYTYNDTEVKESAIASEEGQLLPGAPKNSASIWLKYVFSDTALKGVGFGAGAYYVDQRRLSESVGKDAQGNAQWGYLPAYMTANAAVYYHLDKFKLAVNVNNIFDKYYFLGGFDYTRVFAGAPRNVMVSLGYNF